TTTATCTGCAAGTACTTTAATTGCATCAGGATCACCATCTACAGCATAAACCTTTATGTCAGTTCTTCCTGCTGCCACTAGGGCTTGAGAAGCTCCAATAGCAGGAATATCCCAACCTGCCCAAATAGCTTTCAGGTCACCTTTTTTAGGATACTTTATTAATAAATCCTGAACTTTCTTTTTGGAATCTTCAATAGTACCATTAATAATATCCTGCAGCTCTGGTTGAATAAATTCAATTTGAGGATAATCCTTGGCTACATATTTCATTTCATCATAGCGAATAGCTAAAGTTCTTTCACCATAGAATCCATTAAAGACTGCTATCTTTCCCTTTCCACCTATATCTTCAAACATCTTACGAGCTAATTCTTCTCCAATCCGATAGTTATCTGAAGAGGAATTAGTAATACTATATTCGCTAGGATGATCAACCGTAAATAATGGAATATTGGCAGCACGTACTTCTTTAAGTATAGGCGCATACACTTTTGTATCACCAAGTTGCTTAATTATTGCATCAGGTTTTTGAGTAATTAAATTTTTAATATCCCCTATATGTTTTTGCGCATTACGTTCACCATTAACTGAAATAGCTGTGCCACCAAGCTCTTTTATTCTATCAAGCTGTCCTTGATATGCCTGCCTCTCCCAATTATTGCTTATTCCTTCTATAGCAACTCCTATTTTCTTACCCTTAAGAGAAGGTACTGATTTGTTATCAATAGGACTGGTAACAGCGGAACTGCTGGAATTTTTATTACTGGAAGTATTTTGTTTACTTGTGTCACCAGAATTTTTATTAGATGTTGTTGTATTTGAGCATCCTGAAAAAAATACTATAGATAAGACTATCATACTTGCATAATAAAATAATTTAAATCTTCCATTCTTTTTCATCCCTTTTTCCTCCATTTACTTCATCAACTGTTATACACATTATTTCTTTTATTATTGATGGATAATATGTTAAAATACATATGTAGCAAAAACAAATATGTAGCAAAAACAAAAAGGTCAAATTTCACATACCATAGAGATTAATAAAAACTCTATAATAAATAAAATTTGACCTCCAGTTTGTCTAGCCAATCAAATAAAAAAACTTTCTACAGAGAAACTATAGAAAGTATATTAACTGTTTCTCTCATCTTTCAGGTTTAACCTGCTGGAATTAGCACCATTGAATATATATA
This genomic interval from Clostridium kluyveri contains the following:
- a CDS encoding sugar ABC transporter substrate-binding protein is translated as MKKNGRFKLFYYASMIVLSIVFFSGCSNTTTSNKNSGDTSKQNTSSNKNSSSSAVTSPIDNKSVPSLKGKKIGVAIEGISNNWERQAYQGQLDRIKELGGTAISVNGERNAQKHIGDIKNLITQKPDAIIKQLGDTKVYAPILKEVRAANIPLFTVDHPSEYSITNSSSDNYRIGEELARKMFEDIGGKGKIAVFNGFYGERTLAIRYDEMKYVAKDYPQIEFIQPELQDIINGTIEDSKKKVQDLLIKYPKKGDLKAIWAGWDIPAIGASQALVAAGRTDIKVYAVDGDPDAIKVLADKDSPFAADMAQQPYKIGQAVIDSMARYLNGEEVPRSVYMEPYLVTKDNVEEAEKILFNDKK